The Balaenoptera acutorostrata chromosome 2, mBalAcu1.1, whole genome shotgun sequence genomic sequence ACCTTCCCAATATATAGTTGCTTTTAGACctcattcttaattttttaaatatattacagttGTTGCATAgggttgaattaattaattagtcaTTGCATACTACCCTCATTATTCTGCAAAAAGCCccttttgtttatctatttcatttttttctctatttcccatTCACCTGCCTCCATAGGTAACATTGTAATATTATGTGTTTCTTGCatgatattattttgttttgcatgatttttctgtatcatttatttatcaCAATAATAATATCTCAACATAGCATCTCAAAATTAGGGTCACTTAAAACCCTAAGAGTGTATAATTGTTCATGTGTCTGTAGTTGGCTGAGCAGTTCTTCTGGTCTTCGCTGGGTTTACTCCTATATCTGTGGTCAGCTGGCATAGGCTCATCTCTCATCTAGCAAGCTAGTCTGGACTTGTTCTCAGACTCCGCAAGGCATATTCTTATGGTGAGGGAGAGtagtcagagagacagagagagagagtaatgAAGGCATTTTTAGGCTTAGGCTCAGAACTATCACGCCATCTGTATGAtaggtttcctagggctgccacaaTAAAGTGCTACAAAATGGTGGCTTAGAACAACGGGAAATATATTGTTTCACAGATATGGAGGCCAGAAGACTGAAACCAAGGTGTTGGTAGGGTCATACTCTCTCTGAAGGCACTAGGGAAGGAGCTGTTCCAGCCCTCTCTCGCAGCTTCTGGTAGCCTGAggtgttctttggcttgtagaccATCTTCTTGGTGCATGTCTCTGTTTTCgagtttcctctttttataaggacactgatcAGATtgcattagggcccaccctaatgatctcattttagcTTGATCACCGCTGTAAAGACCTTATTCACAAGTAAGgccacattctgaagtactgggagcatcaacatatctttttgggggggatacaattcaacccatagtGCACATACAATTCTGCCACACCCTGTTGGcaaaagcaagtcacaaagcTAATTCGAATTCAAGAGTTGGGGAAaaatagactccacctcttgCGAGGTAGTATTGCAAAAAGTATGGATGCCAGAAAGCCATTAATTGGGGCTATTTTTGCAATCAATTTAACACCTTTAAGAAAATAGGTCAAGAAAAGTCTCAATAATAATGTAGTTATGACCTGCAATATAGTTCTAATGGTTATCAATCCACTCTAGTTGACTGGAGGCCTGTGGCTATCCTCTGTCTCTTTCCTTTGTAATATTTGTCTATGCAGCTgggaacggggggggggggggggggggatccaAATGCATCTGATTCAAAGGAGAAGGATCTTCACGCTTTTTGTCATGTTAAATTTTATGCCCCCCACGCCCAACATTGTGTCTCAAATCAAAGTCTCAGGAAGACTTAAGGCGTTGCCTATGTGCTCTGCAATGTGTAAGGTCAACTTGTATGTGGACTATATCAATCAACTCTCTTCCTTCTAGCTTATACTAGTTGGGGTCAGTCGATGGTAGGAAcccatatatttaccatttcctctgccctttcttcttcctgaagaTCAAAGTTTTAATTTGATGTTATTCCCTGTTATCctgaagaattttatttattttttgtttatgaaacgtctttattttgccttcaatCCAGAATATTTTTGCTGCAATGAATTTCAGATTGGAGATTTTTTGCCTTCAGTGTTTTATGGATGTCGTTCCTGTCATTTGGCTTGCATTCTTTCTGATGCTAAGTCTTGTCATTTTATCATTGCTCCCCATTAAGTGTTGTGTTACTTTTCTTCTGATTGATTTcaagattattttcttaaaatttttttctgtggttAACTCTGACGTGTCTAGgtgtgcttttctttgttttcatcttcTGTAGGGTTTGTGAATCtataaatttggaattttttttccaaatttggaaaattctcagccattatttatcCAACTGTTTTTCTGTCCCACTTGCTCCCTCCTCTCTTTTTGAGACTCCAAGTACATGTGTGTTAGAGTTTCTGATATCTTTCCTGAGGTCCCTGAGgttccattcatttttttaaaaaaaaatcttctctttattctttagATTGGGTCATTTCTACTGCTATATCTTTAAGTACACTGAatttttcttctgtcatttcCAATCTTCTTTTAAGTCCATCTACtgacttttgaaaaaattcaggtATTGTCACTTTTAATTctagaatttcaatttttaaatgctttctgttttttttcctgagaattgCTATTTAATCATTCATTATGGGTTTATTTTATTGTACATTCTTGAAAATAGTTAAGAtagctgctttaaaattcttatatGCTAAATCCAACATCTGGGTTATCCTGGAGTGGGTCTCCATTGATCAAGTGTGCGTTacatttcctgtttcttcctaTGTCTCGtaactttggattttgtcctTTGCATTGTGTATGATCAGTTATAGAGACTCTGGATTGTGAAACTTCTCCAAAGAATCTTGGGTTTTTTTCGTTGGTTTAGTTCCTAATTAACCTGACTGGACTCAAATTCAAAACTCAGTCTCCTTTCAGTGGGTGGTAGCTAAAATCTCTGATCATTTTGTTTTTGCCTTACATGGGctattttcatgaattttaaatttacataaatggTATTGGGTTCTAGAAATTACTGCTTCTTAATTTTTCATCCATCTCTATGCTTATTAGGTATATCACTGTACTGCTCCACAGTAGCCTGTTATTACCTTGTCAACGTTAGGCATCTGGCTTGGGCTGTGTGAGTACTGATTTCTGTGCTGAAGAAGCAGAGGATGGTTGTCCAAAGGAAAAGCAGGGGATAGGCAAGAACAGAAATTAAATGCTTTCTGCAACCCATCTTCTTAGTGCCTCCTCTGGGAATCCTTCATGCTGGCCTTAACTCCTCCCTCACCTTTTTATCCATGTATACCAGTTCAAGCAACTTTCAGACTATCCAAGGATTTCTTAGAGTTacttttgttaattcttttttttttttcattttatttatttttttggctgtgttgggtctttgttgctgtgcgtgggctttctctagttgcagccagtgggggcttctctccgttgcagtgcgtgggcttctcattgtgttgacTTCTCTtgtttgcggagcatgggctctaggcatgtgggctcagtagttgtggtgcacgggcttagttgctccgcggcatgtggtatcttcctggaccagggctcgaacccgtgttccctgcattggcaggtggattcttaaccactgcgccaccagggaagccttactTTTGTTAATTCTTGAAATCCATACTTTCTCTCACGTCTACTGTTTCTTCTAGGCTATTTTTATAGGGGATCCAAGAATCTTATGCTAATTTGCTATCCATCAGGAGCAGAAAATgctctctgattttctttctctactaAGCACTGTCTCCGTATTCCCAAGAAGTGGCTagaagataaattagaaaataacatcAGGAGAAATTAGGTACAACATGTAAATTCTGAGAAAACTTCAATGATAACAAAATGTTCCATTTCTCCAAACTTTAGCAAGAGttaacatttaagaaataaattggtATCAACCTAGAGAATTCCTCATACATGTGTATAATGAAGCTTTAACAGAGTTTTTCATTGCTGCATACAAACATTAGCcaaaaaaattggaaaacctaAATGATCACCAGTAGacaattgttaaataaataatggttcTTCCAAACCATGAAGTACAATGGATTAGCTAAAATGAATTAAGTAGGTCTCTATATATACTTACCTGGAAGAATTTGCAAGGAATACCACTGAGTAAAAAGAAGTTTTATACCGAAGAAGAATCATTCAgtataatatcatttataaagtaaaataacatcCATTAAACCAAACTGTGTATTTCTACATATGCAAACATACTTATGTACTTGCATAGAAAAAGGATGGGAAGGAAACGTACCATACTACATTGACATATCTCTTAGAAGGAAATAGAATTGACAGAGCAATGAAAGAGAACTTTACTTGtattgtttcatctttttttttttcagtgaaaatgtcaataacttatttaatttaaaaagtcattgaagGAAGCTTAGATGCTGAACACGACATTCACTGACTATCTTCTTtcctacagaaagaagaaagtgttTAAAGATGTCCTGTCCTGTTTAAACCCAGATACAAGCAGAAAGCTTCTGCCAGATTTCGTTAAACAATTCTTCTTAGACCGAGGATGTAGGTGGGTGACTGAGACTCCAGGTGACTTAGCCTGGAACTTCCTGATGAAACTTCAAGCACTGGATATGACAGTCAGAGATTCAATCCTCAGACATAAGGTTCTGGGTGAAGATAGCAAAGGGGAATTTTTGACTGGAGTAGAGAATTTGGaaattagagaaatagaaaccatTAATCCCCTTGATGTCCTTTGTGCCTCTATGCTGTATTCAGATAGCTCTTTGCAACGTGAAGTCATGTCAAACATGTATCAGTGCCAGTTTGCCCTTCCCTGCTACTGCCAGAtgcagaaaagaacaaaagcattTTAATGCTGGGGGCCATGAAGGACATTGTGAAGGAGCAGTCAACGCAGTCTTCAGGAAGGCCTACAGGGGATACAGAAAATTTCTGACTCTCATGAAGATGCCTGTCATCTCTTTTGTGCATCTAGGATACTGTAGCTTCTCCAAGTCCAGCATCCTCAACACACTGCTCAGCCCTGCCCACCTGAAATCACACAAAATCTTTCTCCATcaggatttgcctgttctggtgCTTCCCCAGCAGATCTCTGATGGCCTGGTTGAGGTAACGTGGAGTTTTCCTGATAGTGATGGTCTAAAGGAAAACCCCAGTTTTTTCCAGAAAGCTGTTGCTGTGGCCAACCTTCGTGGGGATCTAGAAAGTTTTTGGACACAGTTTGGTTTCTTGATGgaagtttcctcagctgtgtttTTTTTCATTGACTGCCTAGGTGAGAAGGAATGGGACTTGCTAATGTTTTTAGGAGAAGCTGCCATTGAAAGATGCTACTTTGTCCTCAGTCCCCAGGCAAGGGAGAATGAGGAGGCTCAGATTATCCAGAGGATCCTGAAGTTGAAGCCATCACAACTACTGttttgggaggaggaggaagctggagagagagggaggaacatGGAGGGTCTTCAAGCTGCCCTGAAAGAAGTGATGTCCTCTTCACTCAGATGTGTGTCTGTGGAGGACATTGCACCCCTGGCCAGGGAGTTGGGGATACAGATAGACCATGAATTTGAGAACATGCAGGGTATTCAAGTTTCCCCTACTGAAAACTTGGCTGGAAGAGCTGAAGATGAGGGACCACAAAGACACAGTCAGCCAAAAAACTCATCTGAAAGCCCCGCTTAGATGTCAGTAAGAGAGGCTGAGGCTAGATGTGAGATCAGCCAAAATCTTCAGAATTTCCATCTCACCCCAGTATTCATGCCTCTTCTGAAAAACTGCCGTCCTTTACCAACCAGAATTGGAGGTAATTTTTACCGTGTTTCTTTGACAGCCCCATGGGTTATGGTCTCCCAGTTTTGGTTAGAGCGGAGGTCTCAGAGTTTCCATCCTTCACCCTTTCAGAATACAAGGGCCCATAGTCCAGGTAAAGTTTTGGGAGTCAGTACTTCCAACCTCAGAGATTTTATTCAGGTGAAAGATTTATGAAATTTTCAAGAACTGCTCAGGGACGTCACATGGATAAAACTTTTGGGAGACCACCAAGACCCATTTCTCAGCATGTACAGGCCTGGTCTGAGAGACCACAGAAAATGGGAGCCCTTGAAAGTTCTGGGGAAGTGGACTCCCAGGGAGCTCACCTCCGTTCCCTGGGTTCACAGCCAGCAAGAGCGATTGGGAAGTCACAGCCTAGGCAAGTCTGTGCCTGGGGAACACGGGAGACAACTTTACTAGTGATTAATGCACTATAATTTTTGGCTCGGGTCCTGATTTGACAGCCCTGCATCGCTAAGCCTCGCAGACCAGATCAGTTTCTCTGGGatgcagaggcagagagaaaggagaatagATGAAGATACTGAGACGTGCATATCGTCCAGAGGGCCCCTGCCCCTTATCCCCAGTTCTGGGTAAACCCCCAACCCTACCCCTAGGCCCCAGGTGAGCAATAAAACCCAAAGAGAGATTCGAATACCGCATGTCTTTAGTATCTGTCACACTTCCCATAATCAGATGGGTGAAGGGATCATGCAAGAGAGGaggaaatattattaataaaaaactGCATCAGTTAATACTTCAGATATCATTCCATCACAGCAGTAGCCCAGGTATTGTGGACAGAGTGACAGGCGCAGCTTGAGGAAGGGCAGAACTTAAGGGACAGGCAGAGGATCAGTGATGTACGCAGAGGAGGACTGGATGGGGAAGAAGAGGCGAGAGGGGCTCCTGGAAGCTCTGAGTGGGGTGTTGCAAGAAGGCAGCAGAGACTGTCCTATCAAATTAGGGCCAATTTCCTTACTTTTAGACTAGACCTACTTTTGGTGTTTTTAAGATAAGGAATGAGATGAAAGTTTCAGAAATGAAGAGATAGAACTGTCGAAGGATTATTCTGTTGCCTCTTTATTCTGCCCAAACcatattaaaattattcaaatactAACCAGCCGAGTTCAGTCCTGGGCAGCctgggagtgtgctgctggggaTCCTGCTGTGAGGAGAGTCGCTGGCCAAGAGCCCTCTGTAGGGACCCACTGCGGTGGTCCAGAAACCGCACTCTGGGCTGGCTGCTCCGAGTCAAGGACTCAGCATGGTGAGAGTCCCGGAGCCGGGCCAGTCCTTCCCACGTGTGGGGACCCTGCCAGGCAGTCTTGGCTCTGGGGCTCCTTGTTGGCCTGGCTGAGACTTTCTCTGAGCTGCAGTGTAGTCCGATGCTCTTCCTCACCAGtgccccctcccttctttcttgccTTGTCTGACCTGCAGGCAGTATGAGCTCTCCCCActtctgctccctcctccctttctgtgTCACAGACTTGAATTCTATCTTAGCATCTGCTTCCTGGAGGACCTGAAGTGGCACAAGTTATTTgtgaaaaatgtttcttcttctttcagtgTCTGAGCAGTCTTGGACACACctacttctccccctccccctttgtgAGAAAGCAGACCCAGGGAAGCTTTGCTATAATTCTTGAGAGTCTGCTTCAAAAAGGGAGAAATGTTTTGACTCTTTTAGTTCCTTTAGGATGGACATTAATTTTGGATGTGGAGAGAGTTTTTTAACAGGAGCTTTGCATGCATGCATATTTCATCTGTTGCCAGGTGTCAGCACTGTTCCTTGCTTAATAACAACACGGAATCATTCATAATTTACTATTCTCATTTGTAGcccacaagaaagaagaaaaaaatcattaatgatATGGTGTGTGCTGGGATATTGCTTTAGGTTCCTGGGACCTCTTGCAACATTGGCCAAAGATCAGTAAGGTAAGAACTGAGATGTGACCCCTTGTGTTGTGTGGTTATTGTCAATACAGCTTTAGGGAGAAGAGGGCACAGAAGCCAGACTGGGGAGGGTTGAGATGTGAATGGAAAGTGAGGAAGTGGACACTTTAAGAAATTTGATTGAAAAGGAAAGTTCTGTACCTACTGGATcaagaaaattttttcttcctccccctccccccttttttcttctcttcttccttccttttccttctcctcctcattcttcttcgtcttcttcttcttcttttttttttttttggctgtgctgcatggcatgtgggatcttagttccctgaccagggatccaacccacgtcccctacagtggaagccctgcaagtgtggagtcttaaccactggcccgccaggcAAGTCCCATCCTCATTCTTCttctaattcatcttttttttttttaagtccaaggTAACATAATATTTGGCAAAAAGTTCAAACACTATAGAAATATATGGTGTAGAAAGTCCCTCATAATTCTACCCTCTGGATAGCAGGAGTTCTCAATATtgtctgcacattagaatcatcaggggagatttttaaaaatcccgaTGCCGAGCCCACAGCCTGTGTCAAAGatatagagatctctgggagtggCACCCAGATATTGGCCTTCTTTAAAGCTCTCTAGGTGATAACGACACACagtcaaggttgagaaccactgctcgaAGTGCGGCCTGTGGGCCAGTGGCGTCAGCATCAGCATTCAGCAGAACCTCAACTCTGCAGCCCTTCTGCCTAGTGAATCGTAATCTGCGTGCTAACAATATCCCTTGATATTTCATATGCACAGTAAATTTGGTTTTACATTTATGGTCAGTTGGTTTTTTTTacattgagatatagttgacttacaatgttgtgttagtttctggtgtacagcaaagtgatatatatatatattcttttcagattcttttccattataggttattacaaaatattgagtatagttccctgtgctatgcactaggtccttgttatttatctattttatatatagtagtatatgtatatgttaatcccaacctcctaatttatccctctccctctttcccctttgggtaaccataagtttgttttctatgcctgtgggtctatttctgttttgtaaataagttcatttgtatctcatATGCACAATAAAAATCGAGCAGCACTTTTTAGAGAAAAATCACTAAAAGAAATaaggaagcctttttttttttaagatagaatGAACTCATACTTACAGAGTTACTGAGAGGAAGAATCTGTAAAGGGGAAAGAATAGAAAGTATAAGACAGAATGTCATAATTGGTAGGGCAATGTCCTACAAGAGGTAGGAGGGATAGACTTGGCAGCTGGGAAAAATGAACTttgaagagaaaagggaatttgTCTTCTTGGGACACTGGAAGGAAGAGGGAGTGAATGTTAGACTTGCAGGTAGGTTTGAATTGTGGGGAAACTGGAAGTTGATGGTATTGCCTCGTGATGGCCTTTGTTTTCTGCTTTCCCCAGGGAAGTAGGAGGAGAGGCGCTCTGTGAAAAATGAATGGGGCAAAGAGGAATAATGGCTATTGAagccctactatgtgccacaaGGGGTGTTACATACAAAAAGCCTATATACTCCTTCCAATAGCCCTAAGACAGTCCTATTATACAGACGGGGAGATCAATCCTCTGCTGGCTTCTCCTTTGCTCAGTCTCTGCACATCTATCCTGAGCTTCCCTCTctatttcttcattcctttggTGACATCACTCAGTCCCCTGACTGTGAGTGTTATCTACATGACTTTGCCTGcaaaccccacccccccacccaatcTACATTTCTAGTCCTGACCTGTGTTGTGAACTCCATCCAATTGTTTACTCAACATTTCCATAGCATGCCTGATAGAAATCTCAAACTTATCATGGGCAAAAGAGAACCCTTCCCAAACTTGCAACCCTCCTCCATAGCCCACTCCCTTAATTATAATAATGCCCAAACCCAGGACTTCTGGCAGTgtcttccctcacctccctccatcCCAAATCACCAAGAAGTCTTGTCAATTTTATCTCCATAGCATTCTGAGTCCATCCACTTCTCTAAGATCTCCACTCCCACCAGTCCCATCtaagccaccatcacctcctaCGTGGACCCCTGAAGTAGCGTTCTACCTGCCCTCTCTGCGTCCGCTGCTGCCGCCCTGCAGCCCAATCTCTGAATCTCAGCCAGACTGAGGTATACACATGGTGTATACACATggcaatttaaaaacatataaacagaaTAGTATCACGAATTCCCTTAATCTTACCATAGCAACTCCAAAAATTATCAATAACTTGTCaatctttttttaatctcaacatttttcttttttaaaaaaaagcatttaaaagcaaatttaaGACGCCGTATTATTTCAACCATACATATTTCAGTAGATATCTCTAACAGaggaggattttaaaaattaaaaccagaatgcTCATTACATTCTCAGTGCTGCAcaggtttatatattttatctcatttagtctttgTAATAGTCTTGAGGGGAGGGTGTTGCTAGATGATTTCACCTACAGGAAAGTGTAGATTTAGAGTGTTCTGGCCCAAAGGGCTGAAATTTGAAGCGGGAGTCCTCAAGTTCCCTGTCTGCTGTGCGTTCCACCTATTATGACTTCTCTTTCCTGTAAGTGTGAGGTCTCCTCTACACATTCCTTAGTGCCTTACATCTAGTGATCTTGCatcattttaagaaaagagaaaataaaaatgggaagaatctatattttcagattttcctgcttaaatttttctctaaaatttaggGACAACATCATTATACTGCCATCTTCTGGATCTTTTGAATGCTAACACATCAATGACAATATAGATATTTAAAACCACGTCTGTCCAACTCTCTAATCTAGGGCTGACATATTAAACTTtgcataattaaaattatttctttagttaattggaaaagttttctttaaacaacttaatacatattaaatatagaGGCTAAAAAGTAGATGTATTTAGAGGtcagttatttttgtttgtaggtGATGGAGGCAAACGTACATAGTTAAAATTTACAAGTAGTTCAACCTCCACCTTTTGGCCATTAATTTTAACCTCTTCcaatgacagtttttaaaattaatgttaataGAGTTGTTGGCTAGAAAAGCATTTCCAC encodes the following:
- the CARD6 gene encoding caspase recruitment domain-containing protein 6, with the protein product MSFVPLCCIQIALCNVKSCQTCISASLPFPATARCRKEQKHFNAGGHEGHCEGAVNAVFRKAYRGYRKFLTLMKMPVISFVHLGYCSFSKSSILNTLLSPAHLKSHKIFLHQDLPVLVLPQQISDGLVEVTWSFPDSDGLKENPSFFQKAVAVANLRGDLESFWTQFGFLMEVSSAVFFFIDCLGEKEWDLLMFLGEAAIERCYFVLSPQARENEEAQIIQRILKLKPSQLLFWEEEEAGERGRNMEGLQAALKEVMSSSLRCVSVEDIAPLARELGIQIDHEFENMQGIQVSPTENLAGRAEDEGPQRHSQPKNSSESPA